One segment of Heterodontus francisci isolate sHetFra1 chromosome 28, sHetFra1.hap1, whole genome shotgun sequence DNA contains the following:
- the LOC137345295 gene encoding probable G-protein coupled receptor 139: protein MGYPVIFQIERIYYPSLAVIGVVVNLVAIVILNRGNCGLSKCITHYLVAMSAADLLLVILNVILNRINNIYFPVSFLFITPVCSVRVALLLATLDCSVWFTVAFTFDRFVAICCQKLKPKYCTKRTAAVVIVSVSVVSCVRSIPWYFVFVPLIIIDNIPWFCIQTPYYYTSIFWSTYEWIDSIITPLLPFVFILVFNALTVRNIITANRLRRGLRGHGKGQNHIDPEMENRRKSIILLFALSANFILLWIPYVVHSLNWQVTNFNYADKSLSDPIYIAQQFGFMLRLLNSCTNTCIYALTQSKFREELKNGLKYPFCLIVKLFK, encoded by the exons ATGGGATACCCGGTAATCTTTCAAATAGAACGCATTTACTACCCCTCTCTTGCAGTTATTGGCGTTGTTG ttaacttagtggcgATCGTGATCCTGAACAGAGGGAATTGTGgtctatcaaaatgcatcactcaCTACCTGGTTGCAATGTCAGCAGCAGATCTACTGCTCGTTATTCTTAATGTCATACTGAATCGAATTAATAATATTTATTTCCCAGTTAGTTTCTTGTtcatcactcctgtgtgttcagtgCGAGTCGCCTTGCTTCTTGCAACtctggactgttctgtctggttcacagttgctttcacatttgatcggtttgtagccatttgttgtcagaagctaaaACCAAAATATTGCACAAAGAGAACTGCGGCTGTTGTTATTGTAAGTGTCAGTGTCGTTAGCTGTGTGAGGTCCATTCCCTGGTACTTTGTATTTGTTCCTTTAATTATTATTGACAATATACCTTGGTTTTGTATCCAAACGCCATACTATTATACCTCAATCTTTTGGTCAACGTATGAGTGGATTGACAGTATTATAACACCGTTGCTTCCATTTGTTTTCATTTTGGtattcaatgctctgacagtcaggaaCATCATAACAGCCAATCGACTCCGGAGAGGGCTCCGTGGACATGGTAAAGGACAGAATCATATTGATCCAgaaatggagaaccgaaggaaatccattattttgctTTTTGCATTGTCCGCAAATTTTATCCTGCTGTGGATTCCATATGTTGTACATTCTTTGAACTGGCAAGTTACAAACTTTAATTATGCAGACAAAAGTCTTAGCGATCCAATATATATTGCTCAGCAATTTGGATTTATGCTCCGTCTTCTGAATTCCTGCACCAACACCTGCATTTATGCACTAACTCAGTCGAAATTCAGGGAGGAGTTAAAAAATGGGTTGAAATATCCATTTTGTCTGATCGTTAAATTATTTAAGTAA